Proteins found in one Amycolatopsis aidingensis genomic segment:
- the meaB gene encoding methylmalonyl Co-A mutase-associated GTPase MeaB, with amino-acid sequence MPVPLDVEGLVGQATEGSPRAVARLISLVEDAHPQLREVARALVPHTGRAQLVGLTGPPGVGKSTTTSMLISALRAQGKRVGVLAIDPSSPFSGGALLGDRVRMAEHATDGGVFIRSMATRGHLGGLSWATPQAVRVLDAAGFDIVLIETVGVGQSEVDVVRLADTTVVLLAPGMGDGIQAAKAGVLEIADVFVVNKADRDGADTTVRELKQMIAMSRREVPGHSWRQPILRTVAARGEGAAEVTGALAEHREWLDSRGELHRRRATRAAGEIEAIALHALRTELGDLHGGDLLAELADQVVRGGLDPYAAADRLTHNLRG; translated from the coding sequence GTGCCGGTTCCGCTCGACGTCGAGGGACTGGTCGGCCAGGCCACCGAAGGCAGCCCGCGCGCCGTTGCCCGGCTGATCTCGCTGGTCGAGGACGCGCATCCGCAACTGCGCGAGGTCGCGCGGGCCCTGGTGCCGCACACCGGGCGGGCGCAGCTGGTCGGGCTCACCGGTCCGCCGGGGGTTGGCAAGTCCACCACCACCTCGATGTTGATCTCCGCGCTGCGCGCGCAGGGCAAGCGGGTGGGTGTGCTCGCGATCGACCCCTCCTCGCCGTTCTCCGGCGGCGCCCTGCTCGGGGACCGGGTCCGGATGGCCGAGCACGCCACCGACGGCGGGGTGTTCATCCGCTCGATGGCCACCCGCGGGCACCTTGGCGGGCTGTCCTGGGCGACCCCGCAGGCGGTGCGCGTACTGGACGCGGCGGGGTTCGACATCGTGCTGATCGAGACCGTCGGGGTCGGACAGTCCGAAGTGGACGTCGTGCGGCTCGCGGACACCACGGTGGTGCTGCTCGCGCCGGGGATGGGAGACGGGATCCAGGCGGCCAAGGCAGGTGTGCTGGAGATCGCCGATGTGTTCGTGGTGAACAAGGCCGACCGCGATGGCGCCGACACCACCGTGCGCGAGCTGAAGCAGATGATCGCGATGAGCAGGCGGGAGGTGCCAGGACACTCCTGGCGCCAGCCGATCCTGCGCACGGTGGCCGCCAGGGGTGAGGGGGCCGCCGAGGTGACCGGCGCACTGGCCGAACACCGCGAGTGGCTGGACTCGCGCGGTGAACTGCACCGGCGGCGCGCCACCAGGGCCGCGGGCGAGATCGAGGCGATCGCGCTGCACGCCCTGCGCACCGAGCTGGGTGACCTGCACGGCGGCGACCTGCTTGCCGAACTGGCCGACCAGGTGGTCCGGGGCGGGCTCGACCCCTACGCTGCCGCCGACCGGCTCACCCACAATCTGCGCGGATAA